A single genomic interval of Spinacia oleracea cultivar Varoflay chromosome 6, BTI_SOV_V1, whole genome shotgun sequence harbors:
- the LOC110784737 gene encoding ankyrin repeat-containing protein At5g02620, with protein MEPQETQEQPKGLQKKMRKQLTGKRDDTKLHAAARAGSLDEVLEILNGIGEDELKEFLIKQNQAGETALYSAAEYGHIDVVREMIKYYDPVAASIKAKNGYDAFHIAAKEGDLVMLKVLMETHPDLSMTCDTSNTTALQTAATQGHTEVVEFLLESGSGLATIARSNGKTALHAAARNGHVYVVKALLAKEPGITTRTDKKGQTALHMAVKGQNLEVVEELIKAGPSLINMTDSKGNTALHIATRKGRRQIVTRLLAENGTDTTVVNRAGETAIDTAEKMSHPQILETLQEHGVQSAKVIKPQATSNNARELKQTVSDIKHEVHHQLEHTRQTRRRVQGIAKRINKMHTEGLNNAINSTTVVAVLIATVAFAAIFTVPGQYVDDPSNIPPGSSLGEANIAPKAAFLIFFVFDSVALFISLAVVVVQTSVVVIESKAKKQMMAIINKLMWLACVLISVSFLALSFIVVGVKERWLAIGVTIIGTTIMVTTLGTMCYWVVQHRMEARSLRSLRKSSLESRSRSWSVSAAMSDTEILNAEKFKKMYAI; from the exons atggaaccccaagaaacacAGGAGCAGCCAAAAGGTCTCCAGAAAAAGATGAGAAAACAGTTGACTGGGAAAAGGGATGATACAAAGCTTCATGCTGCAGCAAGAGCTGGTAGTTTGGATGAGGTGTTAGAAATATTGAATGGTATTGGGGAGGATGAATTGAAGGAATTCCTGATAAAACAGAACCAAGCAGGTGAAACAGCACTTTATTCAGCTGCAGAATACGGGCATATTGATGTAGTTAGGGAGATGATAAAGTATTATGATCCAGTTGCTGCCAGCATCAAGGCTAAGAATGGGTATGATGCTTTTCATATCGCAGCGAAAGAAGGGGATTTGG TGATGCTCAAAGTACTGATGGAGACACACCCTGATCTCTCCATGACCTGTGATACATCCAACACTACAGCTTTGCAGACTGCTGCAACACAAGGGCACACTGAAGTTGTGGAATTTCTCTTGGAGTCGGGAAGTGGGCTGGCCACGATTGCTCGAAGTAATGGTAAGACCGCTTTGCACGCTGCTGCAAGGAATGGACATGTGTATGTAGTGAAAGCTTTATTGGCGAAAGAACCTGGTATTACTACACGGACTGACAAGAAGGGACAAACGGCACTTCATATGGCGGTCAAGGGTCAGAATCTTGAGGTGGTGGAGGAGCTGATTAAGGCTGGTCCTTCTTTGATCAATATGACCGACAGCAAGGGCAATACAGCATTGCATATAGCCACAAGAAAAGGCAGGCGTCAG ATTGTAACGCGGTTGTTAGCTGAAAATGGAACAGACACCACAGTTGTCAACAGGGCAGGTGAAACTGCCATTGACACAGCTGAAAAAATGTCACATCCCCAGATTTTAGAAACCCTTCAGGAACATGGGGTTCAGAGTGCCAAAGTCATCAAGCCTCAGGCAACCAGCAATAATGCTCGTGAACTTAAGCAAACCGTGAGTGACATAAAACACGAAGTCCATCACCAACTAGAACACACTCGCCAAACAAGACGCCGTGTCCAAGGAATAGCTAAACGGATCAACAAGATGCACACTGAGGGCCTTAACAATGCAATCAACTCAACCACAGTGGTTGCGGTGCTCATAGCAACAGTTGCTTTTGCAGCTATCTTTACCGTTCCAGGCCAATATGTTGATGACCCGAGTAATATTCCCCCGGGAAGTTCCCTCGGAGAAGCAAACATTGCCCCAAAAGCAGCATTTTTAATCTTCTTTGTTTTCGACTCAGTTGCCCTTTTCATCTCTCTTGCTGTTGTCGTAGTTCAAACATCTGTAGTTGTTATAGAAAGCAAAGCAAAGAAGCAAATGATGGCGATCATTAACAAGCTGATGTGGTTGGCATGTGTTCTCATATCAGTGTCATTCTTGGCTCTTTCTTTTATTGTAGTAGGAGTTAAGGAGAGGTGGCTTGCCATTGGGGTGACAATCATAGGAACAACAATAATGGTGACTACTTTGGGTACCATGTGTTATTGGGTGGTTCAACATAGGATGGAGGCAAGAAGTTTAAGAAGCCTTAGGAAATCCTCCCTAGAAAGCAGGTCTCGCTCTTGGTCTGTCTCTGCTGCAATGTCAGATACAGAGATTCTCAATGCTGAGAAGTTCAAAAAGATGTACGCAATATGA